A region of the Vigna unguiculata cultivar IT97K-499-35 chromosome 9, ASM411807v1, whole genome shotgun sequence genome:
GTGATGGACACGTGGGGACTTGGAGTGACAAGCCATCTGTGCCCGATTGCAGCCATTGGTGCTTACCTGGTGTTCCTGATATGTGGAACGAAATTCTCCTCTCATATTTGTTGCCAAAAGAAGAAGCAAATTAACATGAGAGGGATCTAACATCTAAAGCCATATATAGCTTAGTACTCAATTCAACTCAACACCAACCTTCTTTCCCTTTGAAGTCAGAGGGACCAAACTTGTAGGTAAATAAATACCATTCCACTGTTAAAACTACTGATATTACTGTTATTAGTGGAATAATAGCATCTGTCTTTTCTATAACACCATCTATGTGTAAAAGAAATTAGGATGTGTAAATTCACGGTTATaacaagttttaaataaaagtgtAAAAGAAATTGTGAACATTAATGTGGATAACTTGTTATGAATTATTATCAACAAATTAATGCAAGGTTTATCCAAATTGATATGgaaaacttaatattattattgattaattttatataattattaattaatatcatgaaaataaaatacacgTGTGTAGTTCCTtagtatataattattaaaatatcatgaaAAGAATGTTTCCACAAATATATTTCTTTCCTCAAGAAAGAAATCTCAATAAAATTACCACAAGAACAACTCATCCAAAAACGGCATTTTATTTATCATGAAATAGACAATTGCAGCAGCAAAGCCTCCTATCGTTCTCTACATTCAAACACAGACAAATTCTCACAGATTCAATAATCCAAAGGGATTAATTATACataatctttattttcttcttttgataACAAGAAAGAGAACAAAGTCCCTCTGCAGGAACTATGTCATCATTGATTTTATAGTTCTACTCTCCCATACGGATAATGCATCTGATGGACTCCCCTTTCAGCATGTAATCAAAAGCTTTGTTAATTTCTGAGAATGGAACGGTGTGAGTGATGAATTTCTCCAGTTCCAATTCCTGCACATAAAGACACATCGATTTGAATGACCTTGCACACCACACGaatcaatatatatacatgtttttgtgtgtgtatataaACTTACCCCATTCATGTACTTCTCCACAACTGAAGGAAGATCAGTGCGAGGTTTGTAGTTACCATAGAAGGTACCCTTAAGAGTCCTCTCGTTCAAAAAATTCACTGGATGAGTTTTGAATGCATCATCTTTGTTTGGCACTCCAACAAGTACAGCAACACCCCAACCCTGAAGAAATAATCAAGGATCAGCCTTAGAAGCTTCACATAAATTTCTTAGCACTAAATAGAGTAAGCAAGGTATGATTTACGTACATCGTGAACACATTCGAATGCTGACACCATGGCCTGAATGCTGCCAGTACATTCAACAGCACGATCCACACCCCCATTTGTCATTTCAGCAATTACCTGGAAGCCAACATTCACATCTCAATCAAcctcaacaaaataaaaaacaatttgaaaaaaaaaaataacagctTTAAGATACTAACCTGTTGTACGGGTTTGTCATGGTCTTTTGGGTTCACAAATTCATTGACCCCAAACTTCTTAGCTgcaaagaagaacaaaaatgaGAGAAGCCATCCATAGTGAATATCCATTTAATATATGTTTAGCTGAATTCCTTCATTTATTGGAGGAAGAAACCACTCTACCTTCTTCAAATCGGCTTGAAACTAAATCAACCCCAATGATTCTTGATGCACCGGAAATCCTTGCCCCTTCAGCAGCCTGTGATTTGATCAAAGAACAGGAATTGATATTGTACTTTCATCATTTGCATAAAAACTACAATGCTCAGACACAAAGGCAAGATTAACATACAGCAAGGCCAACAGCTCCAAGTCCAAAAATGGCAACAGAAGAACCAGGTTTTGGTTTTGCAACATTGACAGTAGCCCCAAGACCTACAAGAACAGATGAGAAAAACTGTTTATTTGATGTTCTCTAACATTATTGTTACAGACTATGTCAAGGCCAGGATTTTCCAAACCTGTGCATATTCCACAACTGAGAACACAAATTTTGTCAAGTGGGGCAGCAGGGTTGACTTTGGCAACACATCCGGCATGAACCACAGTGTATTCACTGAACGTAGAGGTACCAACAAAATGGTAAATAGGTTGTCCCTTTATAGAAAATCTTGTTTGACCATCATGGATCATGACACCGCGATCAGTGTTGATCCTCAGCAGATCACACATGTTGCTCTCCTCTGACTTACAATGTGCACATTCCCCACACTCCCCTGTAAACACAGGAAGAGCATGGTCCCCGGGTTTCAGATGAGTCACACCCTCACCTACGCTCTCCACAATCCTGAATAACAGCATCAAGTAAGCATCATTGGTAAACTTCATTAATGTACATAATCGAAAAACAGAATGTTTGATCCAATTAGTGTGTGGAAACCAAATAGACTTCACAACAATGAATCAATAGCCCAAAGATTGATAATTTGAGATTTTGTGCGGAATATTCAGAAGAGAAACATACCCTCCAGCCTCATGACCAAATATGCGAGGAAACAATGGTGTCTGGCCCTGAATCGAGAATATAAGAAAGGAAATCAAGTTAAATTTGTGAAACCCAATTGAATGTCTTGGTACCTATCAATTACTTGATCTATTTCCTAACCTTTTCTTAGATCGGATTAAGTATATTTGGTGGATCATAATGGTAAGTGGAGATGAGGTAAAAAGGTGTCTTACCTTGGCTTCCCAGAAGTAAACATCAGTGTGGCAAAGAGAGGTGTAGAGGATCTTCAAACGGACTTCACCAGCCTCTGGTGGTGCCACCTCTACTTCCTCCATCACCAGTGGCTTCCCTGCCTCCCATGCTACCGCGGCTGCCACATTCATGCATTTCAATCAACCCATTTACTTGGTACATTCAATTCAAACAAAAGACAGTTCTTTTATAGCCgcaaacaaaatttgaaaaccaaatgtGCACTTGTTGATTGCTAAATAAACACAACCTGTCCTTTAAACAAACTTGTATAATACCATTTACCACTTTGAAATGGTGGGCAAACAAGATTTCAAGATCCAACAAAACTGACTCCATAATTCAAAGCTGAGAAAGGACCCAACTTGTAGTACCCACAAAAAGGTGTAAAGAATAACGGGTTTTTCGTATAATTCGATGTGCCCATCACATGAATGCACCGCCAAGATGTtaacaaatatgaaaaacaaaaactttcttaaaaaaaacaaaaactttcttaaaaaaaaaaaaacgccgAGAAGAATCTAAGCTATGCATAACACCAAAACTGAAACacagaaaagaagaagatgaaagtgAGAAGAAGGGTGGATGAGTTACCTTTGCATTTGATGACCTGACCAGCTGTGCTCATAATGACTAATGATAGTTGGTGagaagaaaagatgaaagaacAAAGCAGAATTGATGAATTTGTGTTGACTGTGACCTTGAAGAAGAGAGTGCAGAATATGTTTATATAGCCTGAGAGAGTGATATTGAAGGTAGATAAATTGACAATACCACTCTGGTTATGCTGTTGTTTAGTATTCAAACGGCGCCTTTGATTATTATTCGGACACAGTTCCACGTATCAGTCACCCCACAACACAACAAAACAGCTCCtggttttagttttaattttcataagtTGTTTCTGACTTGTGACACCAAGTGGCATGGTCACTATTATTCTACTACTCTCTCTAAAcccaatttcttaattagggGAAATAGGAAATgcaattaaatacatattttcctTCTAAAGCCATAACTTGTATCCATTTCTTTCTAAAAGCTGTTTCCTAcagtgtttttttcttttttaggtggacatgattaaatttaattatagtttaagttttaaaatttgataaacaaaataaatgtcgGGTTGTATCTTGAACGACTccacatataatatttttgttttgtgagaagtcaaatttatgaatatgaaatttagtttctcaatttgtcaatttgatgattaattattattttgagagaTTAACTTAACTTAGAAGAATCTGGTTAATCTAAATCAATGTACAcataaaattcatgaatatgaTTATACAATGACTATTACATAGAGTAAATGGtacatttatttaaacattggataattaatatcaaatgtTTATAgtatttaagataaaattaattgttcGATCTCTGTAATTGAATAAACTTACCttccatgtttttgtatctAAAAGCTATGTCCCTTAGTCCTTTAATTATTGTAcattatgttttaatatattttaactctCACTGATTTGTACAGTATAGATATTAAAAGTTATTGCAGGTGATATGTATAGAAATTAGAagaagatatataatatttgtgagATTAAAATAGATGTTAATTTTGTTGCAAATTCAAATATCGAAGTTATATATtaaatctataactatatatttgttgtcctattttgaattttaattttattctcttaatcatacttttatatttaaataataattcataataaaagattctttttttattttattattttagtaattattttttcaaatttaagtaattacttacaataaaataatgatttataatgttatttataatatttttatattaatagttaaattcattttatatttaattaaaatattttattttttaaattttattctcttaataaattatttaaaatttaaataatttgtaaatatttaaaaatgcataCAGGAACGTGTGTATTGTAGTGGCTGTATTTACgctgataaaagaaattaaaatattcaagaaTATATTGTTGTCAGATTaagattttagattaaaaataaaattgaaatattaaaagaaaagaaaagaaaaaaaaaaaaaagagtggttAGATTGTTTAttggtataaatacacatttggtatccaaactttttcgaaaagttcaatgtggtacccgaactttaggaatgttcaatttggtaccccaattttctaaagaggttcaatttggtcctctccgttaagttggagttaacaccgtgtccgtacaggacacgtgtcaagccataaaatttttatttctttttaatttttttataaaatttaaaaaaactgccacgtgtcagtttatcatcgtacAACGTGGCAActtacaagcatgacacgtggcagtgtaatagttgttttcaatttagtaccccaatttaaatttttggttcaatttagtacccaattttttaaaatcattcaatttcgtcatcttccatttgagaccaaattagtaaattagcttaattacaacctatatatacatgttacaataactttttataatatatatacatcaaatcatttcacctaattacttaaattattttatttttttcattttaacctttgtaattttttatacatgaaattttttacacttgtaaaaaataaaataatttgaatatttaggtgtagtgatttgatgtataaattcaaaataattattttaacatgtttatataaattataattaagcttatttagtaatttggtctcaaataggaaaggacgaaattggatattttaaaaaattagggtactaaattgaaccaaaaatttaaattgggtactaaattgaaaacaactattacactgccacgtgtcatgcttgtaagctgccaTGTGgtacgatgataaactgacacgtgacagttttttaaattttttgaaaaaaaaaattaatttttttgaaaaaaaaaattaaaaaaaaaaaagaaatttcatagcttgacacgtgtcctgtacggacatggtgttaactccaacttaacgaagatgaccaaattgaacctctttagaaaattgaggtaccaaattgaacattcctaaagtttggataccacattgaactttccgaaaaagtttgaataccaaatgtgtatttataccttgTTTATTTAAGCCATGACGTAGAAAGTGTGTTCTAGAAAACGACGTGTATTTGGCATAGGCAGGTTTCCTTGtttctttcctttctcattCACCgtcaatttttcaaatttttcacggaaaagcttttaaaattaatttcatgtttaaaaatttaaattcccTCTTATGCTtatacataatatttaaaacttgATTATTTCGTTATTATTTATATGGGAAATCCCTCAATAGATATCTTCTGCAGTAGGCGTAAACTTTTTTGTCTATTATTCTTTTTCTATCAATTAGCAGCTTCTGAAATAAAGTGtcgaaaacattattttttaatttaaatggaaataaatttctactttatatttttaaacttaaaattttaatgatatcAAAAATTTATctcgtaatatatatatatatatatatatatatatatatatatatatatatatatatatataatcttaactttaaaaaatcattactctacaataataactataaaagatatatttttatgatctaatacaaatttcaatcacaatagaaaactaaaattagagattttaaacttattttcttaaaaataattttatatttttttatcatagttGAGTATTGGTGCAGAAGAAAGTTTTGTTTTCTATCCtacaatattttttagatattatcACTACTTTTTTATGaacttttattgaatatttatcattttttgttaattttattttgacataTTCGTTTTTAATCACATTCATCatcatttttctaaattttattgattaataagaaattagataaaaaagtaaatccttcactaaataattaattaatacacaCTGCAATTcctttttattgataaatatactCAAGTGTTCATTTGTAATCcaatatataagtataaaaaaaagttgagaattaaaaaaaataaacagatggattattataaaagaaaatggtcCTGTGGTTAGATTAAGATTAATAAGTGGGCAGAATATTGAATATGAcggaattaaatttaaaataggtTACCATATATGTTTAAACCCAgttgctaaaaaataaaataaaaggtacACTTTACTTTATTTGTTGCCTAATCACAAGTTCATAGTTTAAACTccaaaataaagtttgattctTCGTCCTTCACATGGgaggtttttttctttttttcgtcTTTGGTGGCAggaaaataaagtttataagATGGATTAATCAAATCTGAAGTTTACATGACTCTTAAGGATTCGGATttcatctaaaatattttaaattatttattttacttataataaaTAGTATGTCAATAAGTtgaatattttctattaaaaagaaaaagtcatcTCAATTGACTTAAAATTTACACTAAAGTTTTTTCTAATTGAATTAAGTTTACATAATTTAAGTTAATAGAGATACATAAGTTAAAAGGAGTGaaagcatacataggacttacGTGACACCAACATTAGTAATGTGAGACTCtagaaaatggcgttttaaaagtgatagtagtttaaaaatagtaagactcgattattttaataataaaagattttagtataaatagaattgttataaatgagtttcattattttaaaacacactatCTCTCTATAaatcacttttctagagttctctgacttctctctagaggttatgtctctctggtcgtctgattgaagaaccgagaccataggattgatcctctcggcgagctcttcaaattggaccgatcagtttctctgTTCGCGTATGTTGAGTttcttttttagtctttttctgttttctgttgcatgcaagccctcttccgcttgcatgcgacgttttaatcaccagtatgagtctctgctgatcagtgatcataatggtatgtcctgatcgttcttttgatatttctatgtgtagataaagcatcatgtggagttagaggtgttgacaTTTTTAAGGCATTGACGTTTGTAAAGCTGTCttaacaggtaagggaagctaactgttttacttgaatttcgtatagaaatcattctgatgactttgaattgcatgattgagtGTTGTGTGAGTGCTTAAAttgtgtaattgagtgtatgattggattgtgctagatttatggactgttgcatgtgagaacagattgggaatctggtattttcgtctaagcgagcagctctcgcctgagcgaaaacaccagaaactcatcccttgtctctgcgcgagatctcgcctaggtgagccagtctcgcttgatcgagagtcactctcgtctaagcgagacaacttagtctgagcgagaattcgcccagagtttgggttgttctctgttttgagcctcgctcaggcgagaatgactcgtttaagcgagagagccctttcgcctgggcgagatattctagcttgggcgagaacctatgcagttgagtgttatttcccttgtttctaatggatgaagctatctttaaatgttaaaatatgaacttagctatgatatgcatgaattttgttatgactggtaatatgtgtggtgaaattgcttgaagttggaatatgagaaaAAGTGGTTGAAttagaatttcaagggaaattcataAGAGTatgttagtgtgtgtaaggacatgaggactCCATATgggttggtatcctgacgctccaataaccattaaggCTCATGTAGAGtgtaatggattatgtcgtgaggagtagcaggaggtcctagtctgtGGACCCGATTCAGTCACaaacgcgaaggggacttaccttgggagtggttgggtgataaccccttgtgtccaaactctgcagagtttgggaaccttcacaggtgcaagccacccagagatccaatgtcgcttacataatccggatatcgagtctagagtaatatatctaaattgtgttttgggtgGTCTATGTGATTCTggtgaaaatgagaaagattgcatgatttctgtttataattgaactgtaTGATTCTtttaatcagattagcttacccttgcttgttGTGTGTCTGTCTCgtgttgtatgttttccttttgcgatgatcatctattcggtgggagcagatgtggttgcaaTGTCAAAGGTgcttctggaggatgaagagccatcgtAAAAGTGTTGAGgaggaggtttccagtgggagctttagcagtTGTCAGTTTAAGtatagagtttattagtttagtttaagtgtataagtgatatattattatagtcatatattttgtaagactgtattaatatattgtgtacactgGATTATGTGTTTTGGAACTACGATGAAACtccctttttttaattaattttaagctgctgaaattgggatgttacaattacACTCCAATGTTATAgctatggaaaaaaaaaagtaattagaaataaaatatagtagctttttctttcattcttgttaaaaaattggttttaatCCCTATTACATTACAGCTAAactatttaaaacaaaaatagaaatataatataatacttaGATATGTTATTCTTGTTATAAAGTTgatcttataaaaatatgttattctaaacccaatttcttaattaggtGTAATAGGAAACAATTAAATGTACATTTTCCTTCTAAAGCCACAACTTGTATCCATTTCTTTCTAAAAGCTGTTTCCTAAAgtgctttttcttttcttttttatttaggtggacatgattaaatttaattatagtttatgtttctaattttgataaacaaaataaatgtccGGCTCTTGAACGACTccacatataatatttttgttttgtgataagtcaaatttatgaatatgaaatttagtttttcaatttgtcaatttgatg
Encoded here:
- the LOC114164576 gene encoding alcohol dehydrogenase 1; translated protein: MSTAGQVIKCKAAVAWEAGKPLVMEEVEVAPPEAGEVRLKILYTSLCHTDVYFWEAKGQTPLFPRIFGHEAGGIVESVGEGVTHLKPGDHALPVFTGECGECAHCKSEESNMCDLLRINTDRGVMIHDGQTRFSIKGQPIYHFVGTSTFSEYTVVHAGCVAKVNPAAPLDKICVLSCGICTGLGATVNVAKPKPGSSVAIFGLGAVGLAAAEGARISGASRIIGVDLVSSRFEEAKKFGVNEFVNPKDHDKPVQQVIAEMTNGGVDRAVECTGSIQAMVSAFECVHDGWGVAVLVGVPNKDDAFKTHPVNFLNERTLKGTFYGNYKPRTDLPSVVEKYMNGELELEKFITHTVPFSEINKAFDYMLKGESIRCIIRMGE